The following are from one region of the Candidatus Deferrimicrobium sp. genome:
- a CDS encoding SpoIID/LytB domain-containing protein: protein AAAAALLFIVAFGVRIWAGIDRIPGWLDGDEAATGLDGVAAVFREAADRTRGMVVRYRGELARTVYHSTCGGRTEDARSAWGGKDIPYLRAQLCVDCADSPVYRWEYRMPEAEGRRVAKALGVSPGKDLQIVVTGRTPTGRASRVLVSSGGVSRELQAAVFRKVAGYAKVRSLKMEIVRAAGEWRITGEGWGHGVGLCQYGGNGMARRGAGFREILARYYPGTEISGATP from the coding sequence TCGCCGCAGCCGCGGCGCTCCTCTTCATCGTCGCGTTCGGCGTGCGGATCTGGGCGGGAATCGACCGCATACCCGGCTGGCTCGACGGTGACGAGGCTGCGACTGGACTGGACGGGGTCGCGGCGGTCTTCCGGGAGGCCGCCGACAGGACGCGGGGGATGGTGGTGCGGTACCGGGGCGAACTTGCCAGGACGGTGTACCACTCCACGTGCGGGGGCCGGACCGAGGACGCCAGATCCGCCTGGGGGGGGAAGGACATACCGTACCTGCGGGCGCAGCTCTGTGTCGATTGCGCCGATAGCCCGGTCTACCGGTGGGAGTACCGGATGCCCGAGGCGGAGGGGCGACGCGTGGCGAAGGCGCTCGGCGTTTCGCCCGGAAAGGATCTTCAGATCGTCGTGACGGGCCGCACGCCGACGGGAAGGGCGAGCCGCGTCCTGGTCTCCTCCGGCGGCGTCTCCCGGGAACTGCAGGCCGCGGTGTTCCGGAAGGTGGCGGGGTACGCCAAAGTCCGCAGCCTGAAGATGGAGATCGTCCGCGCCGCCGGGGAGTGGCGGATCACTGGGGAAGGATGGGGACACGGGGTGGGGTTGTGCCAGTACGGAGGGAACGGGATGGCCCGGCGCGGCGCGGGATTTCGCGAAATCCTCGCCCGCTACTACCCCGGGACGGAAATCAGCGGAGCGACGCCCTGA